A window from Culex pipiens pallens isolate TS chromosome 3, TS_CPP_V2, whole genome shotgun sequence encodes these proteins:
- the LOC120432159 gene encoding very-long-chain 3-oxoacyl-CoA reductase-like: protein MFWWIGVYAVFLWCYNGFLESLLGIIWGSLKNLLIRERFPQKYGKWAVITGATDGIGRQYAEQLARKGMNIMLLSRTEHKLIAVAAEIERKYGVQTKWLTVDFSKGPEIYKPLREQLASIEVGMLVNNVGHLPPPSQTFDENSDQDVTATINLNIVATTTMTRIVLPGMQRRHKGIIINVSSSAGYHPGPGMTIYAASKAYTTSLGLGLAHELHGTGVQCQTVAPFVVLTNRSQDFAKLLPRFMAVLDVERFVRSAVFTIGKTAHTCGHWLHPVQIFHINFLPQSPEEAIPGWWQYIIIASAGVNS, encoded by the exons ATGTTCTGGTGGATTGGAGTGTACGCGGTGTTTTTGTGGTGCTACAATGGATTTCTGGAGTCCCTGCTGGGAATcatttggggttctctgaagaACCTACTTATTCGGGAGCGATTCCCACAGAAATATGGGAAATGGGCTGTGATAACCGGAGCAACGGACGGCATCGGTCGACAGTACGCTGAACAACTGGCTCGCAAGGGCATGAACATCATGCTCCTTTCTAGAACTGAACACAAGCTGATCGCAGTAGCCGCTGAAATCGAACGCAAGTACGGCGTCCAAACCAAGTGGCTCACCGTTGACTTTTCCAAAGGGCCCGAAATCTACAAACCCCTCCGCGAGCAGCTTGCTTCGATCGAGGTCGGCATGCTGGTCAACAACGTGGGCCATCTGCCGCCACCGTCGCAGACGTTCGACGAAAACTCCGACCAAGATGTAACCGCCACGATCAACCTGAACATCGTTGCGACCACCACGATGACCCGGATCGTACTCCCGGGAATGCAACGGCGCCACAAAGGGATCATCATCAACGTTTCGTCCTCGGCCGGGTACCACCCTGGCCCAGGCATGACCATCTACGCCGCGTCCAAAGCCTACACGACCAGTCTCGGGCTGGGACTGGCCCATGAACTGCACGGAACGGGCGTCCAATGCCAAACCGTTGCACCGTTCGTGGTGCTGACGAACAGGTCGCAGGACTTTGCCAAGCTACTGCCACGGTTTATGGCCGTGCTCGACGTGGAACGGTTCGTGCGGTCGGCGGTGTTCACCATCGGCAAGACGGCCCACACGTGCGGTCACTGGCTGCATCCGGTGCAGATATTTCATATCAACTTTCTACCGCAAAGC CCGGAAGAAGCCATACCCGGCTGGTGGCAGTACATCATCATTGCTTCTGCCGGGGTGAACTCCTGA
- the LOC120432202 gene encoding very-long-chain 3-oxoacyl-CoA reductase-like isoform X1 — MFWWIGVYAVFLWCYNGFLESLLGIIWGSLKNLLKRERFPERYGKWAVVTGSSDGIGRQYADQLAQKGMNILLISRTEHKLIAVAAEIERKYGVQTKWLAVDFSKGPEIYKPLREQLASIEVGMLVNNVGHLPPPSQTFEENFEHDINSVIRLNVVATTMMTRIVLPGMLRRRKGIIINVSSSSGYHPVPGMAIYAASKVYTTSFGLGLAHELRGTGVECQTVTPFLVSTSMSQEFTKNLSPLTAVLDVKRYVKAAVCTIGKTAYTCGHWMNTLQLFYINIVSPSLAAYIIGITLKQRRSELLKKK, encoded by the exons ATGTTCTGGTGGATTGGAGTGTACGCGGTGTTCTTGTGGTGCTACAATGGATTTCTGGAGTCCTTGCTGGGAATCATTTGGGGTTCGCTGAAGAACCTACTTAAGCGGGAGCGTTTTCCGGAAAGATACGGAAAATGGGCCGTCGTCACTGGTTCGTCGGACGGCATTGGCCGACAGTACGCCGATCAACTTGCCCAAAAGGGCATGAACATCTTGCTCATTTCGAGAACTGAACACAAGCTGATCGCAGTAGCCGCTGAAATCGAACGCAAGTATGGCGTCCAAACCAAGTGGCTCGCCGTTGACTTTTCCAAAGGGCCCGAAATCTACAAACCCTTGCGCGAGCAGCTTGCTTCGATCGAGGTCGGCATGCTGGTTAACAACGTGGGTCATCTACCGCCACCGTCGCAGACGTTTGAGGAAAACTTCGAGCACGATATAAATTCCGTCATTCGGTTAAATGTTGTCGCGACCACCATGATGACCCGGATCGTCCTTCCGGGAATGTTACGCCGCCGCAAGGGGATCATCATCAACGTTTCGTCCAGCTCGGGGTACCATCCGGTGCCGGGCATGGCCATCTATGCCGCGTCCAAGGTCTACACGACCAGCTTTGGGCTGGGTTTGGCGCACGAACTGCGAGGAACGGGCGTCGAGTGTCAAACCGTAACACCTTTTCTGGTTAGTACCAGCATGTCCCAGGAGTTTACCAAGAATCTGTCACCGTTGACGGCGGTTCTCGATGTGAAGCGGTACGTGAAGGCGGCCGTTTGTACCATTGGGAAAACTGCTTACACATGTGGGCACTGGATGAATACTTTGCAG ctTTTTTATATCAACATCGTTTCGCCAAGTCTTGCTGCCTACATTATTGGAATAACATTGAAGCAACGAAGATCAGAATTACTGAagaaaaaataa
- the LOC120432202 gene encoding inactive hydroxysteroid dehydrogenase-like protein 1 isoform X2: MFWWIGVYAVFLWCYNGFLESLLGIIWGSLKNLLKRERFPERYGKWAVVTGSSDGIGRQYADQLAQKGMNILLISRTEHKLIAVAAEIERKYGVQTKWLAVDFSKGPEIYKPLREQLASIEVGMLVNNVGHLPPPSQTFEENFEHDINSVIRLNVVATTMMTRIVLPGMLRRRKGIIINVSSSSGYHPVPGMAIYAASKVYTTSFGLGLAHELRGTGVECQTVTPFLVSTSMSQEFTKNLSPLTAVLDVKRYVKAAVCTIGKTAYTCGHWMNTLQSLAGRLLLGRGHTQTSGLNAQP, from the exons ATGTTCTGGTGGATTGGAGTGTACGCGGTGTTCTTGTGGTGCTACAATGGATTTCTGGAGTCCTTGCTGGGAATCATTTGGGGTTCGCTGAAGAACCTACTTAAGCGGGAGCGTTTTCCGGAAAGATACGGAAAATGGGCCGTCGTCACTGGTTCGTCGGACGGCATTGGCCGACAGTACGCCGATCAACTTGCCCAAAAGGGCATGAACATCTTGCTCATTTCGAGAACTGAACACAAGCTGATCGCAGTAGCCGCTGAAATCGAACGCAAGTATGGCGTCCAAACCAAGTGGCTCGCCGTTGACTTTTCCAAAGGGCCCGAAATCTACAAACCCTTGCGCGAGCAGCTTGCTTCGATCGAGGTCGGCATGCTGGTTAACAACGTGGGTCATCTACCGCCACCGTCGCAGACGTTTGAGGAAAACTTCGAGCACGATATAAATTCCGTCATTCGGTTAAATGTTGTCGCGACCACCATGATGACCCGGATCGTCCTTCCGGGAATGTTACGCCGCCGCAAGGGGATCATCATCAACGTTTCGTCCAGCTCGGGGTACCATCCGGTGCCGGGCATGGCCATCTATGCCGCGTCCAAGGTCTACACGACCAGCTTTGGGCTGGGTTTGGCGCACGAACTGCGAGGAACGGGCGTCGAGTGTCAAACCGTAACACCTTTTCTGGTTAGTACCAGCATGTCCCAGGAGTTTACCAAGAATCTGTCACCGTTGACGGCGGTTCTCGATGTGAAGCGGTACGTGAAGGCGGCCGTTTGTACCATTGGGAAAACTGCTTACACATGTGGGCACTGGATGAATACTTTGCAG AGCTTGGCAGGTCGCCTCCTCCTTGGTCGTGGACACACGCAAACTTCCGGTTTGAACGCACAACCATAA